Sequence from the Actinocatenispora sera genome:
TCGCCGAGGACCTGGTGCAGACCGCGCTGTTCCGGCTGGCACAACGCTGGGCGCGCGTCGATGAGCCGCAGGCGTACGCGCGCCGGATCATGATCAACGAGAGCACGTCGTGGCGCCGCCGCCGGCGGGTGCAGGAGTCGCCGCTGGCCGCGGCCGGGGATCCCGCGGCGGCCGTCGAGGTGGCCGAGTCGGTCACCCGACGTGAGACGTTCATCGCCGCCCTGCGGATGCTGACGCCGAAGCAGCGCGCGGTGCTGGCGCTGCGCTACTACGAAGATCTGTCCGAAGTGGACACCGCTGCGGTGCTGGGCTGTTCGGTCGGCACCGTCAAGAGTCGCACTCATCAAGCGATCCGCCGGCTGCGAGAGCTCGCGCCGGGACTCGCGATCGGCACC
This genomic interval carries:
- a CDS encoding SigE family RNA polymerase sigma factor, with protein sequence MEKLDGFTEFVAVRLPALTRFGFALTGDHQLAEDLVQTALFRLAQRWARVDEPQAYARRIMINESTSWRRRRRVQESPLAAAGDPAAAVEVAESVTRRETFIAALRMLTPKQRAVLALRYYEDLSEVDTAAVLGCSVGTVKSRTHQAIRRLRELAPGLAIGTGRSLAEEVVR